Proteins from one Bacteroides mediterraneensis genomic window:
- a CDS encoding choloylglycine hydrolase family protein, which produces MLLGLMATVAVFQSQPSQACTGITLTAKDSTRILARTIEWGGSDLNSCYVVVPRGYTAQSYVPGGQDGMKFTAKYGYVGLSVEQKEFVAEGLNEKGLSAGLFYFPNYGKYETYKAEWKSSSIADLQLVAWVLGNCQTVDEVMESLKEVHVVAIDPRASTVHWRFADVSGRQVVLEIVDGQLHFYENELGVLTNSPGFEWQLTNLNNYVNLYAGSAQPQEFGKITLRSFGAGSGFLGIPGDVTPPSRFVRAAFYQTTAPQQENAHQTVLQGFQILNNFDIPVGIEFQGGKIPANIPSATQWTSATDMRHRMIYFRTMYNASIRSIDLNKIDFQRVKYRAVPLDMVKEQPVMEVSVR; this is translated from the coding sequence ATGCTTTTGGGACTGATGGCCACAGTGGCCGTCTTCCAGTCGCAGCCTTCGCAGGCTTGTACCGGTATTACCTTGACGGCAAAAGACAGTACGCGCATTCTGGCCCGTACCATTGAATGGGGCGGAAGTGATTTGAACAGCTGCTATGTAGTGGTTCCGCGTGGCTATACGGCACAGTCGTATGTACCCGGCGGGCAGGATGGCATGAAATTTACGGCAAAATATGGTTACGTAGGCCTTTCGGTGGAACAGAAAGAATTTGTGGCCGAAGGACTGAACGAGAAAGGACTTTCTGCCGGTTTGTTCTATTTTCCGAACTATGGAAAATATGAGACTTATAAGGCTGAATGGAAATCCTCTTCCATTGCCGATTTGCAGCTGGTAGCTTGGGTCTTGGGGAATTGCCAGACTGTGGACGAGGTGATGGAAAGCCTGAAAGAGGTGCATGTGGTAGCCATTGACCCACGAGCGTCCACTGTACACTGGCGGTTTGCCGATGTATCGGGACGACAGGTAGTGCTGGAGATTGTGGACGGACAGTTACATTTTTATGAAAACGAATTGGGTGTATTGACCAATTCTCCGGGCTTTGAATGGCAGTTGACCAACTTGAATAATTATGTGAATCTCTATGCGGGTAGTGCACAACCTCAGGAGTTTGGGAAGATTACCTTACGTTCTTTTGGTGCAGGAAGCGGTTTCCTGGGAATACCGGGCGATGTGACTCCTCCTTCCCGTTTTGTGCGGGCTGCCTTTTATCAGACTACGGCTCCTCAGCAGGAAAATGCCCATCAGACGGTGCTTCAGGGATTTCAGATTCTGAACAATTTCGATATTCCGGTAGGTATTGAGTTTCAGGGAGGAAAGATTCCGGCCAATATCCCAAGTGCGACCCAGTGGACTTCGGCTACAGACATGCGGCATCGGATGATTTATTTCCGCACAATGTATAATGCATCTATCCGCAGCATTGACTTGAACAAGATTGATTTCCAGCGCGTCAAATACAGAGCGGTTCCCTTGGATATGGTGAAGGAACAACCTGTGATGGAAGTGTCCGTCCGTTGA
- a CDS encoding TIGR03915 family putative DNA repair protein, producing the protein MIIFQYDATFEGLLTALFDAYFRRTFPDLLLTEKEPLPLFYNESHRVVTDMVKAERVWKLLSRKLSRSALSCLTYCWLSETPEAPILLFRYMRKVTDASRSIEQNFADPDVLGVYQLSKKVAGERMRVLQFMRFQKTADQTYFGIMEPIYNVYPLTIQHFQDRFADQAWIIYDARRRYGYYYDLKEVNEITFENSQADFLRHGKLQDELLDKNEKLFQEGWKSYFHSVCIQSRLNPIKHKKDMPVRFWKYLTEKD; encoded by the coding sequence ATGATTATTTTTCAATATGATGCCACTTTCGAAGGTCTGCTCACCGCCTTGTTCGACGCCTACTTCCGCCGGACTTTTCCCGACCTCCTGCTTACAGAAAAGGAGCCGCTACCTCTTTTCTATAACGAAAGCCATCGGGTAGTGACCGACATGGTCAAAGCGGAACGGGTATGGAAACTGCTTTCCCGGAAACTTTCCCGGAGTGCCCTGTCCTGCCTCACTTACTGCTGGCTTTCCGAAACACCGGAGGCCCCGATACTCCTTTTCCGCTATATGAGAAAAGTGACGGATGCTTCCCGTTCCATCGAACAAAATTTTGCTGACCCGGATGTACTCGGAGTATATCAGCTAAGCAAGAAAGTGGCAGGCGAACGGATGCGGGTACTCCAATTCATGCGTTTTCAAAAGACAGCCGACCAAACTTATTTCGGTATCATGGAACCAATATACAATGTGTATCCACTGACCATCCAGCATTTTCAAGACCGTTTTGCCGACCAAGCATGGATTATTTACGACGCCCGCCGCCGATACGGATACTATTACGACCTGAAAGAAGTAAATGAAATTACATTTGAAAACTCACAAGCCGATTTCCTGCGCCACGGAAAACTGCAGGATGAACTCCTGGATAAAAACGAAAAGCTTTTCCAAGAGGGATGGAAAAGCTATTTTCACAGTGTCTGTATTCAGTCCCGACTCAACCCCATAAAGCACAAAAAGGATATGCCGGTCCGTTTTTGGAAATACCTTACAGAAAAAGATTAG
- the truA gene encoding tRNA pseudouridine(38-40) synthase TruA, giving the protein MFRYFIYLAYDGTNYHGWQIQPNGSSVQETLMKALHTFLRDDAIEVVGAGRTDAGVHARLMVAHFDVEWMLEEDTVTDKLNRLLPPDISVYRVRRVNQDAHARFDATYRTYKYYVTTQKNPFNRAYCWRLFQPLDFEKMNEAAQTLFDYTDFTSFSKLHTDVKTNNCKIMQAHWDQLSDTEWVFTIQADRFLRNMVRAIVGTLVEVGRGKLSVEGFRKVIEEKNRCSAGTSVPGHALFLVDIGYPDDLFPFA; this is encoded by the coding sequence ATTTGGCCTACGACGGAACCAATTATCATGGCTGGCAGATACAGCCGAATGGAAGCAGTGTGCAGGAAACCTTGATGAAAGCTTTGCATACGTTTTTACGGGATGACGCCATTGAAGTGGTCGGTGCCGGACGTACGGATGCGGGAGTACATGCCCGTCTGATGGTGGCCCATTTTGATGTGGAATGGATGTTGGAGGAAGACACGGTGACAGACAAGCTCAACCGCTTGTTGCCGCCGGATATTTCGGTGTATCGTGTCAGAAGGGTAAATCAAGATGCCCATGCCCGTTTCGATGCTACCTATCGCACGTACAAGTATTATGTGACCACGCAGAAGAATCCGTTCAACCGGGCCTATTGCTGGAGATTGTTCCAGCCGCTGGATTTTGAGAAAATGAACGAAGCGGCCCAGACGCTGTTCGACTATACGGATTTTACGAGTTTCAGTAAATTGCACACGGATGTCAAGACCAACAACTGCAAGATTATGCAGGCCCATTGGGATCAGCTAAGTGATACGGAATGGGTGTTCACCATTCAGGCCGACCGTTTTTTGCGGAACATGGTGCGGGCCATTGTCGGAACACTGGTTGAAGTGGGACGAGGGAAACTCTCGGTCGAGGGATTCCGGAAAGTGATAGAAGAGAAGAACCGCTGCAGCGCGGGGACCTCCGTACCGGGGCATGCCCTTTTTCTGGTGGATATCGGATATCCGGATGATTTATTTCCGTTTGCCTAA